The following are encoded together in the Gilvimarinus sp. DA14 genome:
- a CDS encoding LysR family transcriptional regulator — protein sequence MNYRWLHTFITLVEEGTFTQTAQKLHMTQPGVSQHIAKLEQSLGVSLLAREGKRFELTEPGRRLADYAVRVFQQEQHLLQTLADDSPYQGECRIGCSGSLALLLYPVFLQRQCDHRELMVSLEAAPNERLINMVDKGELDVAVVSIAKPKGELEYTAIGHQNLCLVVPKTFAVKHKGLPDWAALQQLGFIDHPDAASYMNQVLALAYGKQFTGLQALSKRSYVNQINQILTPVAQGLGFTVLPQATIDSSPHIKKITSVPLPKAVVEPLYLIKRREFRKPSRYEWFELQIRSEVNRLARA from the coding sequence ATGAATTACCGTTGGCTGCATACCTTTATTACCCTTGTGGAAGAGGGCACCTTTACTCAAACCGCGCAAAAACTGCACATGACGCAGCCGGGCGTGAGCCAGCACATTGCGAAGCTTGAACAATCGCTAGGTGTAAGTTTGCTGGCCCGCGAGGGAAAACGCTTTGAGCTGACAGAGCCGGGGCGGCGGCTGGCCGATTACGCTGTGCGGGTGTTCCAGCAAGAGCAGCACTTGTTACAGACCCTGGCGGATGACAGCCCGTATCAGGGCGAGTGTCGCATCGGTTGCTCGGGCAGTTTGGCGCTGTTGCTTTACCCGGTTTTTTTGCAGCGCCAATGTGACCACCGCGAGCTGATGGTCAGCCTTGAGGCGGCGCCCAATGAGCGCTTAATCAATATGGTCGATAAAGGTGAGTTAGATGTGGCGGTGGTGAGTATTGCAAAGCCCAAGGGGGAGTTGGAGTACACGGCGATAGGGCATCAGAATTTATGCTTAGTAGTGCCGAAAACCTTCGCGGTCAAGCACAAAGGTTTACCTGACTGGGCGGCATTGCAGCAACTGGGTTTTATTGACCACCCGGATGCGGCCTCTTATATGAATCAGGTTTTAGCGTTGGCCTATGGTAAGCAATTTACCGGTTTGCAGGCGTTGTCTAAGCGAAGCTATGTGAATCAGATTAATCAAATCCTGACCCCGGTTGCCCAAGGCCTTGGCTTTACCGTCTTGCCGCAAGCGACGATCGACAGCTCCCCACACATCAAGAAAATTACGTCGGTGCCGTTGCCTAAGGCGGTGGTCGAGCCTCTTTATCTCATTAAGCGCCGGGAGTTTCGCAAGCCCAGCCGATATGAATGGTTTGAGTTGCAAATTCGCAGCGAAGTGAATCGGCTAGCCCGAGCGTAA
- a CDS encoding energy transducer TonB: MSTATAMRFTAIPMGLICTAALLLLMATLIQTNYTYIEPAKPVNIGNVVMPELKVEVVYDSAPTRPEEPPVPPASPAIEDPVQVDTQGPNITVFRDPSPANDSLSINFAQPGDYLPIVKVAPQYPRTALSRSIEGEVVVSFTVTATGATRDVVVLSAQTLDGSPTSVFNRAAIRAAEGFKYKPRIENGVAQEVHGVQNRFLFELAR, encoded by the coding sequence ATGAGCACTGCAACGGCTATGCGCTTTACCGCAATTCCCATGGGGTTAATCTGTACCGCAGCACTTTTGCTGCTGATGGCAACCCTGATTCAAACCAACTACACCTACATTGAACCCGCTAAACCGGTCAATATTGGCAATGTCGTTATGCCCGAGTTGAAAGTCGAGGTGGTTTACGACTCGGCGCCCACCCGCCCTGAAGAACCGCCTGTCCCGCCTGCCTCGCCCGCCATTGAAGACCCGGTGCAGGTGGATACTCAAGGCCCCAATATCACCGTGTTTCGCGATCCGTCGCCGGCGAATGATTCGCTGAGCATAAACTTCGCGCAGCCCGGTGATTACTTGCCCATTGTTAAAGTCGCACCGCAATATCCGCGTACCGCGCTGAGCCGGAGTATTGAAGGCGAAGTGGTTGTGTCTTTTACCGTCACCGCAACCGGGGCAACGCGTGATGTCGTCGTGCTGAGTGCGCAAACCCTGGATGGATCGCCCACCAGCGTTTTTAATCGTGCCGCCATTCGCGCGGCCGAAGGCTTTAAATATAAGCCGCGTATTGAAAACGGCGTCGCCCAGGAAGTACACGGCGTGCAAAATCGCTTTCTGTTTGAGCTTGCCCGCTAG
- a CDS encoding discoidin domain-containing protein, with product MDSQTFLFSRCRAIGLGAMLGTSMLWGSSAAYAQSAPDEADFQREVVAEGLDLPMEFEISADGRVFIASKCGGVYAWNLDSGSPAQTSTVPNVRCVFEDGLLSVALDPNFTQNSYIYFQYTAPGSITRVSRFTVNADNSLDVGSESVLLEWITGDEAHGHMGGSLQFDTQGNLLITTGDNKAAGGYFQPSAQGTSGNTNDMRGKILRITPTADGGYTIPPGNLFAGDALRRPEIYGMGFRNPFRLSVDPATNCSYVGDIGPDASTDSAEGPGGLDEINEICSAGNYGWPYIIGYNQPYAGFDPNNIVNNASDNTGATNLPNSVGALWTVRHQATMAGPVYRLNEGIDNPFKLPAYYNGKLIFWDFNSSRFSTIDLSSPASPPVAEPFPINTQGFQGAIDAELDPRTHQLYVLQWGSGCCDKEPYGGGALYRFDYVGNRDSGTNVALGGVASASSEVAGNLAAYAIDGDPSTRWESDASDPQSLTVELAEAVTIGSISIVWEGAYSSRYVIEGSNDGQSWTPLAEELAGSGGTRLHIIDSSEAYRYVRLTGTERGTGYGHSIFEFEVYAGEVEEPPEELTEHAYLNMPRTLDANFTDVPLLLSQTGAFADTANLVPSAHLIPFEPNTKLWSDRALKTRWLSLPAERQVEWHQSDDWGYPQGTVAVKHFELPLVGDGAGLTKRLETRLIVMQANGRVYGVTYKWRDDNSDAELLTTSVLEDIVVTRDDGSSWTQTWAYPSPTECIDCHNPDSAQILGLSTRQLNGEFSYPDGSRENQLVHWNNLGLFSPGFDNASVGSFDKMVAITDTSASLEQRVKSYLDTNCAHCHGTGNGGSQWDARYNTPLAQMRVVGEATTGIRNYLNYYGIDNAEVVTPGAPHQSILYIRDQSENPDDRMPPIGRALEHPEYIAVLEQWIDSLDGTTPPPTTGLISGNASATATSVEAEYAADYATDGDPTTRWASEFADPQSLTVDLQQVYRIDRIVLNWEAAYGSAYVIEGSLDGQNWEPVYSQEAGVGGEETLENLSGNYRYLRLTGTQRGTEWGYSLWEFEVYGGEPVTAAEPELVSQNKAVTVSSTEADYAGALVVDGDATTRWSSEFADPQWVQIDLGELYALDRIELSWEAAHASAYIIEGSTDGSAWSELVSVGNAAGGDVVHDGLSGSFRYVRLTGTERATEWGYSLFEMAVWGVAGSGDPGDNPGTPSLSVNAPVSGQSYLEGEAVIVSASASASQWFADGNGLLVSVDGAVAEFSAASTVNLGALAAGAHTIVVQLADSEAQAVGNSVSLNVVVNERNTNPAELLSLNKSASSSEVEGDFVAANAVDDDLGTRWSSAHDDANHYLQIDLGASYPLGRVELEWEAAYATGYRIEVSGDAASWSEVFSTSNGDGGLDTVDVSASGRYVRLTGTSRATAYGYSLWEMRVYSQGDVAPTAQLDVLSPLAGQTFAAGEAVTAEVSVSDSDWFTDGGSYRYTLDANAAVTRNDDAPFSLGVLNAGGHTFDVTLVSATGSDVGAAESVTFYVAGGETPTTPSPAQLSPIQATASSEVGGNLASYTIDSIYNSRWESEIADPQFLTLDMGQSVYLTRVRLDWEAAYARVYRLEVSADGNEWTSIYENTNSDGGVDDIALNGEQGRYLRVYGTERATGYGYSLFEVEVFGLPADPSLAMIDVLSPANGASVAETDAVTLSVNISDSSWLVNGGAYRYQLNDQAPVTVNQLADINLGTLPTGRHTLAVTLVDSTGAAVSVPRSHSFTVNCGADCPNVLVFSKTSGFRHGSIPAGIAMVEAIADDYGYGFTASEDAAVFTDAGLAQYDTIVFMNTTGDIFTDSQKAAFRSYIENGGGYVGSHSAADTEHGWDWYTDVLLAGAEFIHHGDGIPMARVEIEQQSDPLVSHIGSDWNLADEWYFWESSPRGVGNVQVLGNLDRSSYTSNYPVDDHPVIFKNTVGSGRVFYTAIGHVDANFSDPNMIEMMRKAIEWTSQ from the coding sequence ATGGACTCTCAAACATTTCTGTTTTCACGTTGTCGTGCAATTGGCCTTGGCGCCATGCTCGGCACCTCAATGCTTTGGGGCAGTAGTGCTGCCTACGCACAGTCGGCGCCGGATGAGGCGGACTTCCAGCGCGAAGTTGTGGCCGAAGGGCTGGATTTGCCAATGGAGTTTGAAATATCGGCCGACGGGCGCGTATTTATTGCCAGTAAGTGCGGTGGTGTGTACGCCTGGAATTTAGATTCGGGCAGCCCAGCGCAAACCTCTACCGTGCCTAATGTGCGTTGCGTGTTTGAAGATGGCTTGTTGAGTGTGGCGCTCGACCCCAACTTTACCCAGAACAGTTATATCTACTTTCAATACACGGCGCCCGGCAGCATTACTCGCGTGTCGCGGTTTACGGTGAATGCGGATAACAGCCTGGATGTCGGCTCTGAGTCGGTACTCTTGGAGTGGATAACGGGCGATGAGGCCCATGGCCACATGGGCGGTTCACTGCAATTTGATACCCAGGGCAACTTGCTGATTACCACCGGTGATAACAAAGCGGCGGGCGGTTACTTTCAGCCTTCGGCTCAGGGAACCTCGGGCAACACCAATGATATGCGCGGCAAGATTTTGCGCATTACGCCCACCGCAGATGGCGGTTACACCATTCCGCCCGGTAATTTATTTGCAGGCGACGCGCTGCGCCGCCCAGAAATTTACGGCATGGGGTTTCGCAATCCCTTCCGCTTAAGTGTTGACCCGGCGACCAACTGCTCTTATGTCGGCGATATTGGCCCAGACGCTTCCACCGACAGTGCTGAAGGCCCAGGCGGGTTGGATGAGATCAACGAAATCTGCAGCGCTGGCAACTACGGCTGGCCTTATATCATTGGCTACAACCAGCCGTACGCCGGGTTTGACCCCAACAACATTGTCAACAACGCTTCTGATAATACTGGCGCAACGAACCTGCCCAATTCGGTGGGTGCCTTATGGACGGTGCGCCACCAGGCCACCATGGCAGGGCCGGTATACCGGCTGAATGAGGGTATTGATAACCCCTTTAAATTACCGGCTTACTACAATGGCAAACTGATCTTTTGGGATTTTAACAGCAGTCGTTTTAGCACTATCGATTTGAGCTCTCCGGCATCGCCGCCGGTGGCTGAACCCTTTCCCATTAATACCCAGGGCTTTCAAGGCGCCATTGACGCTGAGTTGGATCCGCGCACCCATCAACTGTATGTGTTGCAGTGGGGCTCTGGCTGTTGTGACAAAGAACCCTACGGTGGCGGTGCCCTGTATCGGTTTGATTATGTCGGCAACCGTGACTCGGGCACCAATGTGGCGCTGGGTGGTGTTGCCAGTGCCAGCAGTGAGGTGGCAGGTAATCTTGCCGCTTATGCCATTGACGGTGACCCAAGCACACGCTGGGAAAGTGACGCATCCGACCCACAGAGCCTGACGGTTGAATTGGCCGAGGCTGTGACCATAGGTTCCATTTCTATTGTTTGGGAGGGGGCCTACAGCTCGCGTTACGTGATTGAAGGGTCGAACGACGGTCAAAGCTGGACCCCTCTGGCGGAAGAACTTGCGGGCTCTGGTGGCACGCGCTTGCATATTATTGATTCCAGCGAGGCCTATCGCTATGTACGCTTAACGGGAACAGAGCGGGGCACCGGCTACGGCCATTCGATTTTTGAATTTGAAGTTTACGCTGGCGAAGTTGAAGAGCCACCCGAAGAGCTGACCGAGCACGCCTACCTGAACATGCCGCGCACGCTCGATGCGAATTTTACCGATGTGCCTTTGCTGTTGTCTCAAACTGGCGCCTTTGCCGATACCGCAAATCTGGTGCCCAGTGCACATTTAATTCCCTTTGAGCCCAACACAAAGCTGTGGTCGGACCGAGCGCTAAAAACCCGCTGGTTATCCTTGCCCGCCGAGCGCCAAGTGGAGTGGCACCAGAGCGACGATTGGGGTTACCCCCAGGGTACCGTGGCAGTAAAACATTTTGAGTTGCCCTTGGTGGGTGACGGCGCCGGGCTGACCAAGCGCCTGGAAACGCGTTTGATTGTGATGCAGGCCAATGGCCGGGTTTACGGTGTTACTTATAAATGGCGTGATGATAACAGCGATGCCGAGTTGCTGACCACCAGTGTGCTGGAAGACATTGTGGTCACCCGAGACGATGGCAGCAGCTGGACGCAAACCTGGGCTTACCCTAGCCCGACGGAGTGTATTGACTGCCATAATCCAGACTCGGCACAAATACTCGGCTTGTCCACCCGCCAGTTAAATGGTGAGTTCAGTTACCCCGATGGCAGCCGTGAGAACCAGCTGGTGCACTGGAACAATCTGGGTTTGTTTAGTCCCGGGTTTGATAACGCAAGTGTAGGCAGCTTTGACAAAATGGTGGCCATTACCGATACCAGTGCCAGTTTGGAGCAGCGGGTTAAATCTTATTTAGACACCAACTGCGCACACTGCCACGGCACGGGTAATGGTGGTTCGCAATGGGACGCGCGCTATAACACCCCGTTGGCGCAAATGCGTGTGGTGGGTGAAGCCACCACCGGTATCCGTAACTACCTGAATTATTACGGAATCGACAACGCCGAGGTGGTAACACCGGGGGCGCCACATCAATCCATTTTGTACATTCGCGATCAAAGCGAAAACCCTGACGACCGCATGCCGCCCATTGGCCGCGCCTTAGAACACCCGGAATATATCGCGGTGTTGGAGCAGTGGATTGACAGCCTGGATGGCACAACACCGCCGCCAACTACCGGGTTAATCAGCGGTAATGCCAGTGCCACGGCAACCTCTGTCGAGGCGGAATACGCCGCTGATTACGCCACCGACGGTGACCCGACCACCCGCTGGGCCAGCGAATTTGCCGATCCGCAATCGCTTACCGTGGATTTACAGCAGGTATACCGCATCGACCGCATTGTTCTTAACTGGGAGGCGGCCTACGGCAGTGCGTATGTTATTGAAGGTTCGCTGGACGGCCAGAACTGGGAGCCGGTGTACAGCCAGGAAGCCGGTGTGGGCGGCGAGGAAACCCTGGAAAACCTTTCTGGTAACTATCGCTACCTGCGCCTTACCGGCACGCAGCGCGGCACTGAATGGGGCTACTCGTTGTGGGAGTTTGAAGTGTACGGCGGCGAGCCGGTAACGGCGGCTGAGCCCGAGCTGGTCTCGCAAAATAAGGCGGTTACCGTGTCCAGCACCGAAGCGGACTACGCCGGCGCATTAGTGGTAGACGGGGACGCAACCACCCGCTGGAGCAGTGAATTTGCCGATCCGCAGTGGGTGCAGATCGACCTTGGCGAGCTGTATGCGCTGGATAGAATTGAGCTGAGCTGGGAGGCCGCACACGCCAGTGCTTACATCATAGAGGGCTCTACCGATGGCAGCGCCTGGTCTGAGTTGGTGAGTGTTGGCAACGCCGCCGGTGGCGACGTTGTACACGATGGCTTATCTGGCAGCTTCCGCTATGTGCGCCTGACAGGCACGGAGCGGGCCACCGAATGGGGCTACTCGCTGTTTGAAATGGCGGTATGGGGTGTTGCGGGCAGTGGCGATCCCGGCGATAACCCGGGCACACCGAGTCTTAGTGTGAATGCTCCGGTGAGCGGGCAAAGCTATCTGGAGGGCGAAGCGGTCATCGTTTCGGCCAGTGCCTCCGCCAGCCAGTGGTTTGCCGATGGCAATGGTCTGTTGGTGAGCGTCGACGGCGCGGTGGCCGAGTTCAGTGCCGCTAGCACGGTTAACCTGGGAGCCTTGGCCGCGGGAGCGCATACAATCGTTGTGCAGCTTGCGGACTCTGAGGCCCAAGCTGTGGGCAACAGCGTGAGCCTTAATGTGGTTGTGAACGAGCGCAACACTAACCCGGCGGAATTACTGTCGCTGAACAAAAGTGCTTCCAGCTCGGAAGTGGAGGGCGACTTTGTTGCCGCCAATGCAGTGGATGACGACTTGGGCACACGCTGGAGCAGTGCCCACGATGATGCAAACCACTACCTGCAAATTGACTTAGGGGCGAGCTACCCGCTTGGCCGGGTCGAGCTGGAGTGGGAGGCGGCCTATGCCACCGGTTATCGCATTGAAGTGTCGGGCGATGCGGCCAGCTGGAGCGAAGTGTTCAGCACTAGCAATGGTGATGGCGGCCTGGACACGGTTGATGTGTCGGCCAGTGGGCGTTACGTGCGCCTTACCGGCACCAGTCGGGCCACGGCTTATGGGTATTCGCTGTGGGAAATGCGCGTGTACAGCCAGGGCGATGTCGCACCAACGGCGCAGCTGGATGTGCTATCCCCCCTCGCTGGGCAAACCTTTGCTGCAGGCGAGGCGGTCACGGCCGAGGTCAGTGTCAGCGACAGTGACTGGTTTACGGACGGCGGTAGTTATCGCTACACCTTGGATGCTAACGCCGCCGTTACACGCAATGACGATGCGCCTTTTTCTCTCGGCGTTTTAAATGCGGGCGGCCATACGTTTGATGTGACCTTAGTCAGTGCAACGGGCAGCGATGTCGGCGCCGCTGAAAGTGTCACCTTTTATGTGGCGGGCGGCGAAACGCCTACCACTCCCAGCCCGGCACAATTGTCGCCCATTCAGGCCACAGCCTCTTCAGAAGTGGGTGGCAATCTTGCCAGTTACACCATTGATAGTATTTACAATTCACGCTGGGAAAGTGAAATCGCCGATCCGCAATTTTTAACCTTGGATATGGGGCAAAGCGTTTACCTGACCCGGGTGCGCCTGGATTGGGAGGCCGCCTACGCCCGTGTCTACCGTTTAGAAGTGTCCGCCGATGGTAATGAATGGACCAGCATTTACGAAAACACCAACAGCGATGGCGGAGTTGATGATATCGCCTTGAATGGTGAGCAGGGTCGCTACTTGCGGGTGTATGGGACGGAGCGTGCCACAGGCTACGGCTACTCGCTGTTTGAGGTTGAGGTATTTGGCTTGCCGGCCGATCCCTCACTGGCAATGATTGATGTGCTGAGCCCTGCCAATGGCGCCAGTGTGGCCGAAACCGATGCCGTCACCCTGTCGGTCAATATCAGTGACAGCAGCTGGCTTGTCAATGGCGGTGCCTACCGTTATCAGCTTAACGACCAGGCGCCAGTTACGGTGAATCAGTTGGCCGATATTAATCTCGGCACTTTACCCACCGGGCGTCACACCCTGGCCGTTACCTTAGTCGATAGCACCGGCGCGGCGGTCAGTGTGCCCCGCAGCCACAGCTTTACGGTTAATTGCGGTGCCGATTGCCCCAATGTGTTGGTGTTCTCGAAAACCTCTGGTTTCCGCCACGGGTCTATCCCCGCGGGTATCGCTATGGTGGAAGCGATTGCCGACGATTACGGCTATGGTTTTACCGCCAGTGAAGATGCCGCCGTGTTTACCGACGCGGGTCTCGCCCAGTACGACACCATAGTGTTTATGAACACCACCGGGGATATCTTTACCGACAGTCAAAAGGCGGCGTTTAGAAGCTATATCGAAAACGGCGGCGGCTATGTCGGCTCTCACTCGGCCGCAGACACCGAACACGGTTGGGACTGGTACACCGATGTGCTGCTCGCCGGTGCCGAGTTTATTCATCACGGTGATGGCATTCCCATGGCCCGGGTGGAAATCGAGCAGCAAAGCGATCCGTTGGTGAGCCATATAGGCAGTGACTGGAACCTGGCTGACGAATGGTATTTCTGGGAGTCCAGCCCACGAGGTGTGGGAAATGTGCAGGTGCTGGGTAATCTGGATCGCAGCAGCTACACCTCGAACTACCCAGTGGATGATCATCCTGTCATCTTTAAAAATACCGTGGGCAGCGGCCGTGTGTTTTACACCGCGATTGGCCACGTTGATGCCAACTTTTCAGATCCGAATATGATCGAAATGATGCGTAAAGCGATCGAGTGGACTTCTCAGTAG
- a CDS encoding RNA polymerase sigma factor codes for MHYIRSMEKVYFKALGLITRTVGKVVPPDDVEDIVQETYVKVCQLRPQQSIRNPQAFVVKMARNLALDHIKRAEYRLASSMNGCAVEVEAQLTSSEDPTLETLVSDEAFGIFCEAVRQLPPQARRAFVLKKVYGYSQKEIAAQLGVSESTVEKHIASGLYRSRQYIKERNT; via the coding sequence ATGCACTACATACGCAGTATGGAGAAAGTGTACTTTAAAGCGCTGGGGTTAATTACCCGTACCGTTGGCAAGGTAGTACCGCCGGACGATGTAGAAGATATTGTGCAGGAAACCTACGTAAAAGTCTGCCAGTTGCGCCCGCAGCAGAGCATTCGCAACCCTCAGGCGTTTGTGGTGAAAATGGCGCGCAATCTGGCGCTGGATCACATCAAACGCGCTGAGTACCGCCTGGCCTCGAGTATGAACGGCTGTGCGGTGGAGGTTGAAGCGCAATTGACCAGCAGCGAAGACCCGACCTTAGAAACTCTGGTGAGCGATGAGGCCTTTGGTATTTTTTGCGAAGCGGTACGGCAGTTGCCGCCACAGGCGCGACGCGCTTTTGTGTTAAAGAAAGTCTATGGCTACAGCCAAAAGGAAATAGCCGCGCAGTTAGGGGTCAGTGAAAGCACCGTGGAGAAGCATATCGCCAGCGGCTTGTATCGCTCGCGCCAATATATCAAGGAAAGAAACACCTAA
- a CDS encoding FecR domain-containing protein, which translates to MGKVYRLRRKEDVDLQAAQWVVAIERTLTPQEERELSLWLSQSPRHRKALAEAADTWEQLDSLARLADLFPTAESMAPDSGTRFNWSVAASVALFLVFSFTSSLYFWRDWVAPGSPVAQFTQQFSTDVGEQKQFVLSDGSELLLNTDSEVSIHYDNNQRNIFLYRGELHITVAHDSNRPLRVLSDNNILEAVGTAFGVQKLDQGAVSLLVTDGRVKASRRNESSENSAPVAVVESIQRGQRLILAENEAAIETLTDSGVNALLGWRNGQLIFRGERLEAAIAQVSRYTDIDIVIADPNLKDVKIAGLFRAGDIPALLQSLQDNFSIYSETVNAHTIALHSAATAQ; encoded by the coding sequence ATGGGCAAGGTTTATCGCCTGCGCCGAAAAGAGGATGTCGACCTGCAGGCTGCTCAATGGGTAGTGGCCATTGAGCGCACGCTCACCCCGCAGGAAGAGCGTGAGCTGTCCCTCTGGTTAAGCCAAAGCCCCCGCCACCGCAAAGCTTTGGCCGAGGCGGCCGATACCTGGGAGCAACTGGACAGTCTGGCCCGCTTGGCAGACTTGTTTCCCACCGCAGAATCCATGGCCCCGGATTCGGGCACGCGCTTTAACTGGAGTGTCGCGGCCTCGGTGGCACTGTTTCTGGTTTTCTCCTTCACCAGCAGTTTGTATTTCTGGCGTGATTGGGTCGCACCGGGTTCGCCAGTGGCACAGTTTACACAGCAATTCAGCACGGATGTGGGTGAGCAAAAACAGTTTGTGTTGAGCGACGGTAGCGAGCTACTGCTAAACACCGACTCAGAAGTGAGCATCCATTACGACAATAATCAGCGCAATATTTTTCTGTATCGCGGTGAGTTACACATCACCGTCGCCCACGATAGCAATCGCCCACTCAGGGTGCTTTCCGATAACAATATTCTTGAGGCGGTGGGTACGGCTTTTGGTGTGCAAAAGCTTGATCAAGGCGCGGTTTCTTTATTGGTGACCGATGGGCGGGTAAAGGCGTCTCGGCGCAATGAAAGCAGTGAAAACTCTGCGCCTGTGGCTGTGGTGGAATCCATTCAGCGCGGGCAGCGACTGATTCTCGCAGAGAATGAGGCGGCGATTGAAACTTTAACTGATTCAGGTGTTAATGCTCTGCTCGGCTGGCGCAACGGCCAGCTTATTTTTCGCGGCGAGCGGTTAGAAGCGGCCATTGCACAGGTGAGTCGCTATACCGATATCGATATTGTGATTGCCGATCCAAATCTAAAAGACGTAAAAATAGCCGGCTTATTTCGCGCCGGAGATATCCCCGCCTTACTGCAAAGCCTGCAGGATAATTTCTCAATTTACAGCGAGACGGTAAACGCTCACACCATCGCTCTGCATTCTGCTGCAACCGCACAATAA